Proteins encoded within one genomic window of Methanosarcina barkeri str. Wiesmoor:
- a CDS encoding thiolase domain-containing protein, with protein sequence MRDVAIIGVKNTKFGELWGRSLRDIVVEAGAGALEDAGIGGKEIDSLYVGNMSGGRFIDQEHIGALIADYSGLSKNLHVPATRVEAACASGGLALRQAIMAVASGYNDIVIAAGAEKMTDVESEEASSALAAAADREWEGMTGATFPGIYAMIARLHMHRYGTTSEQLAEVAVKNHKNGSLNPIAQYKNRITVDDVLNSIMVADPLHIFDCSPITDGASALVLAPADIAHKYTDTPIYIRATAQASDTIALHDRRDITTLDATVVAAKRAYSMAKLRPEDIDLVEVHDCFTIAEICAIEDLGFAEKGKGGIVTANGETAIGGRIPVNTSGGLKACGHPVGATGVKQAVEIVTQLRGDAGKRQIEGAEYGMTHNVGGSGATAVVHIFSRER encoded by the coding sequence ATGAGAGACGTAGCAATTATCGGAGTAAAGAATACCAAGTTCGGAGAACTCTGGGGACGTTCCCTGAGGGATATAGTAGTAGAAGCCGGGGCCGGAGCACTCGAAGACGCAGGTATTGGTGGAAAAGAAATCGACTCCCTCTACGTAGGAAACATGAGCGGAGGCCGATTTATTGATCAGGAACATATAGGGGCTCTTATCGCGGACTATTCGGGACTTTCCAAGAACCTGCATGTGCCGGCTACGCGAGTTGAAGCTGCCTGTGCGTCGGGTGGGCTTGCCCTTCGACAGGCCATCATGGCTGTAGCTTCCGGTTATAACGATATCGTGATTGCAGCAGGAGCAGAAAAAATGACTGATGTAGAGTCTGAGGAAGCGTCTTCAGCTCTTGCAGCAGCGGCCGATCGGGAGTGGGAAGGGATGACAGGGGCAACTTTTCCCGGGATTTATGCAATGATTGCAAGGTTGCATATGCACAGGTATGGGACTACCAGCGAACAGCTTGCCGAAGTTGCCGTAAAGAATCATAAAAATGGCTCTTTGAATCCTATTGCTCAGTATAAAAACAGAATCACTGTGGACGACGTATTGAACTCTATAATGGTAGCCGATCCTTTACATATTTTTGACTGTTCTCCAATAACTGACGGCGCTTCAGCTCTTGTGCTTGCCCCAGCGGATATTGCGCACAAGTACACGGATACTCCTATTTATATCAGGGCAACCGCTCAGGCAAGTGATACAATTGCGCTTCATGACCGGCGGGATATAACAACCCTCGATGCAACCGTGGTGGCTGCAAAACGCGCATATTCCATGGCAAAACTGAGGCCTGAAGATATCGACCTTGTGGAAGTACATGACTGCTTCACCATTGCTGAGATTTGCGCAATTGAAGACCTCGGGTTTGCAGAAAAAGGAAAAGGCGGAATTGTCACAGCAAACGGGGAAACCGCAATAGGAGGCAGGATTCCTGTCAATACATCCGGCGGCCTCAAGGCCTGCGGACATCCAGTAGGGGCAACAGGCGTAAAGCAGGCCGTAGAAATTGTAACTCAGCTGCGCGGAGACGCAGGCAAGCGTCAGATCGAAGGCGCAGAGTACGGCATGACCCATAATGTAGGAGGGTCAGGAGCAACAGCAGTAGTGCATATTTTTTCGAGGGAGAGGTGA